The genomic interval CCAAAATCGGATCGCCTGCGTGGCTTAATTTTTTAAAACTTATTAAAAAGTTACGGTATGATTGCAAATTTAGTGACCATGTTACTAGTTTTATGTTTTGTATCGGTTTCTTTTGATATTTCGGCTTTAATTATTGATGTTTCTGCCGATTATGTAATTGATTTAATCTATTTTAAAATTTCAACTGATTTTTAAATAAAAAAATCAATGCGAATAAAAAATATTTCAACAATACGGCATATAAAAAACGAAAATATTGATTAAGTTATAAAAGTCGCACAAAATAAAGTTACAAAGAGAATAATAAATAATTTGGTGAAATTTCAATAAATTTTTTTATTAAAAACATTTCAGTTTGTGTAAGATTTTGAATCAAAATATTTAAGTTTGTAATTTTAAATTTTAAAAATACAGTTGAATATTTTTAAAAATAAATTTTTGTATTTTTGTGTGGAATTTTAAAAATTTCATTAAAATTCCACTCTTTAAATTTTTGTTATTTATAGTTTTTGATAGCTTTTTCCAGAATTTCTTCGGCTTTTTTCGCATCTGCGAAATCTTTTACTTTTACCCATTTTCCAGGTTCAAGTGTTTTGTAAGTTTCAAAGAAATTTTTGATTTTATTCAGAGTCGCTTTTGGTAAATCATCAATTGACTTTATGTTGTCGTATCTTGGATCTATTTTGCTGACAGGCACAGCTAGAAGTTTTTCGTCCATTCCAGCTTCATCTTCCATAACCAAAACACCGATAAGCCTGCATGCTATAACACTTCCTGCTTGGAGAGGATATTCATTTAGCACAAGTATATCAGCAGGATCGCCGTCAGCTGCCAATGTACTCGGCACAAAACCGTAATTCGCAGGATAAAACATCGCAGAATATAGCACGCGATCAACTACTACAGCGCCGCTATCTTTGTCAAGCTCATATTTGATATTTGAACCGTAAGGAATTTCAATTACGGCATTAACTTTTTTTGGATTTTCACCTGATTTTATTTTTTTTACATCCATTTTTTATCCTTTCATATTTTAAAGAATGTTTTAATTTATAAAATTTAGCCATATTCCGGCTGTATTTTATATCGTCGTTAAAATTTACGTAAATTTTGTCTATTAAAAAACTTTTTAATAATTATTTCACGTAAAATTTGATTTTGTTTTGCGAAATTTTATATTTCGCAAAACACCTTTAAATTATTTATCGCGGTTGCAACACTGATTTTTATATTGCAGCCAGGTTAAAGATTATCCTTGAACTATTTTTTTAACTATGATTGCGTTGATGTCGGTAACTATTTCTTCTATCGTTCGCTCACCGTTTATACTATGAAAAATGCCTTTTTCGTTGTAAAATTTGCGAATTTCTTCAATCGGTTCAACGAAAACTTTCATTCTGTTATAAAAAACTTCTTCGTTGTCATCAGCTCCTCTTGCACGACCTAAAACGCGCTCTTTTGCGACTTCTTCGCTTACATTTACTTCTATAACAGCGCTTAAGTTTATATCATATTCATTTGCTAAAACTTTATCAAGTTCGGTCATTTGTTCTACGCTTCTTGGATAGCCGTCAATTATGATAAAATCTTTTTCGCAAGCGTGAATTGCAGATGTTATCGTGTTTATAACAATTTCAAGCGGTACTAAATTTCCGCCTGAAATGATTTTGTCTATTTTTTTGCCAAGTTCGCTGTCTTTTGCGACTTCGGCTCTTAATAGATCACCGGTTGAATAGTGCGCCACGCTTTGATTCATTTGCGCGATACATCCGGCATCTGTAGTTTTACCGCTACCAGGAGCTCCTATAATTAAAAATAAATTTTTCATTTTTGTTCCTTTTTGTTTATTTTCAGTCCAAGTTCTCTAAGCTGTTCGTTTGAAATTCCGCTTGGAGCTTTTGTAAGTAAACATTGGGCGCGTTGAGTTTTTGGAAATGCGATAACATCTCTTATCGAGCTTGATCTGGTAACTAGCATCATAAGTCTGTCAAAACCTATCGCAATGCCTCCGTGTGGTGGCGCTCCGAAACTTAACGCATCAAGCAGGAAGCCGAATTTTTCTCTTTGTTCTGCAGGCTCTATTTTCAGTAATTTAAAGACTTTTTCTTGAATGTCTTCTTTGTGAATTCTTATACTTCCGCCGCCAAGTTCGATACCGTTTAAAACGACATCATAAGCAATGGAAGTGATTTCTTCGATATCCGGTTCATCGACATTGTTCGGCATTGTGAAAGGGTGGTGCATAGCGGAATATGTGCCGTCTTCGTTTTGCTCAAACATAGGAAAATCAACAACCCATAAAAACTCAAGCGCATC from Campylobacter hominis ATCC BAA-381 carries:
- the ppa gene encoding inorganic diphosphatase, yielding MDVKKIKSGENPKKVNAVIEIPYGSNIKYELDKDSGAVVVDRVLYSAMFYPANYGFVPSTLAADGDPADILVLNEYPLQAGSVIACRLIGVLVMEDEAGMDEKLLAVPVSKIDPRYDNIKSIDDLPKATLNKIKNFFETYKTLEPGKWVKVKDFADAKKAEEILEKAIKNYK
- a CDS encoding adenylate kinase, encoding MKNLFLIIGAPGSGKTTDAGCIAQMNQSVAHYSTGDLLRAEVAKDSELGKKIDKIISGGNLVPLEIVINTITSAIHACEKDFIIIDGYPRSVEQMTELDKVLANEYDINLSAVIEVNVSEEVAKERVLGRARGADDNEEVFYNRMKVFVEPIEEIRKFYNEKGIFHSINGERTIEEIVTDINAIIVKKIVQG